The genome window AATGGGTATCCGCCAAAAGCTTCTCTCGTTTCTCTTTTCTCAGCTGATTCTTGTTCTTATGGTCTCAAACCATAGCAATGCAATGGGGTTGAAACTCGGGTATTATCACAAGACCTGCCCTAATGCAGAGTCGATTATCAGTAAAACAACTTATCGATTCATTTCTCGAGCACCAACTCTTGCCGCTCCTTTGCTCAGGATGCATTTCCATGATTGCTTCGTAAGGGTAAGCGTTGTTAAAAAGCTTCtacttttcttatatataatatccaaTGAAAGGAGATTCCATCAAATCTAACATTTTCATATGATTGATGACTTGAAGCATGGTATATTATAATCAAATGAAAGCACTTTTTTCAACCATTTAATAAGATGATGATAATTTTCAGGGGTGTGATGGTTCAGTGCTTCTAAATTCCACAAAGACTAACATATCTGAGAAAGATGCAAACCCCAACCAAAGTTTACGAGGATATCATGTGATCGACGCTGTCAAGTCTGCAGTGGAAGAAGCATGCCCTGGTGTGGTTTCCTGCGCTGATATCCTTGCCTTAGTAGCTCGAGATTCAGTTTCAATGGTACATATACTATATACTTCTCACTATTTCTCCTATCTCTCTAAATtgtatgaaaaacaaaaaataatagttaaaattcCTGTTTTTAAGATCCATGGACCCTATTGGAAAGTTCCACTTGGACGAAGAGATGGAAGAGTTTCCATCTTGAATGAGGTCTTTGCACAGTTGCCCGCTCCTTTTGCCAACATTACACAACTAAAACAAATGTTTGCTGCTAAAGGTCTAAACACCAAAGATCTAGCGGTTCTATCAGGTAGtctcatatttttcatttccaaaAACGTCATGtcaaattatggttttagtccCTACATTCATATacttaaatttgatataatttggtcCTCCAAAGTTGAATAAAGTACATAGACAAAAACCATAATTTGACCTAAAAAGTTAGTCACTATTTTTCATCAATAATGAGCCATTAATGGTGGAGACATTGGTCCATGATTATACAGGAGGACACACCATTGGAACATCTCATTGCCTTGGATTCACCAACCGTCTCTACAACTTCAGTGGCAAAGGTGACACAGACCCATCAATGGATCCAAACTACATAGTTAAACTGAAGCAAAAATGCAAGCCTAAGGATACCACAACACTGGTGGAGATGGACCCTGGAAGCTTTAAAACCTTCGACGACGCTTACTACACTCTGGTAGCTAAAAGAAGAGGGCTTTTCCAATCTGATTCAGCCCTTCTCGTTGATCCAGAGACCAAAGCTTATGTCATACTTCAAGCTTCCACCCATGGATCTACCTTTGCCAAAGATTTTGCCGAGTCTATGGTGAAGATGGGTCAGGTTGGAGTCCTCACTGGCAATCAAGGTGAAATCAGGAAGCACTGTGCTTTGGTGAACTAATTGAAAACTGAAaactcactttttttttaattgaaaattattgtttatttttatggcATCTTAAATTATTAATGCGAGTGTTTGACCAGAATAAAAACTTGTATGGGAATGAATTTGCGTCCAAGTTGTGTTGTTTGTGTTACAAGTTTATTTATATGGCTCTTCAAATTGCGGCCATACTTCTAGTCCAATTGTAAGTATTTCTCTATAATTTTCCAACTGAATAAAACTCTTGGCCGGccttaatttatcatatatatttgttagTAAACAATTAATACATATTATCAGATTTTATTTCTCTAAACTAGAGTTTTTCTCTATTTATCTCTAAATCAATGACGAAAATAgatcataatttttcaaatatttataggtGTTGGGTCGAACTCGAAATATGCAACGAACATGAATGAAAACTGAGAAAACtgaacacaaatatttatgGGGGAAAATCctccgaagaggataaaaaaaatcatgagcaaagaaaatttcactaaaaacggagAAAACCAAAAAGGGGAGTACAAGATTGAGAAACAAATAAACCTTGAACCCGAAATTCAAAGATTCCTTGAAATTCCCACAAACTCTctcttaattttgttgttgttattctTAACTATCTAGGGTTGCTAAGAGACCCATTTATAGGCTGAATTTTGTGTACAAATATTACTAAAACATCCCTAAaataatcagagtttgattgagaaaatataacaaatattaacAAGGAAAAGAATCTCGGTTAAGTAGGGAACATGTTCTCTCGTTGTGATGTAGCATGTTGCCTCGTCGGGACTTCCTTCATTGCATCATTGGGACATGGCGAATCTTCTCGTTGTGACGTCGATATTGTGTCGTCAAGATGACGGCTCTTCCTTGTCCCGACATCAACCCTGTTTCGTCTGAAATGCGAGGCAAACTCCACAAATTTccaccttgactcgtatttTCGAAACGTCTTCTTTGTCGACCCCCGTCAGGGGCTTAATTTGATCACTATCGAATGCTTACCAAGTCTAAACAATGCTCGAATTTGGAAATTGGAAGACTCTTTCTCATCATGTCTGTTGAATTGTTCTCTGTGCCAATTTTGTGAATCTGAACATCTCCTTAAGCGATCACTTTTCAAACAAAGTTGTACCAAATATCTATATGCTTTGTTCTTTCGTGATGCATCTGATCTTTCGTGAGATGTATGGCACTTTAACTATAGCaatatataatagttttttttgttttatcaacCAATTTCCCGAATAGACCTCtcaaccaaatggcttcttTCACAGCTTCTATGAttgccatgtactcagcttcggTAGTTGATAGAGCCACAGTGGCCTGAAAGGTGGCTTTCCAACTAATAGTGCAATTTTTTATGGTGAACagataacctgtgagagatcttcttttGTCTAAGTCTCCGACATAATCTGAATCTTCATAGCCGACTAGGCGTTCTTAACATCTTTTGAATTACAAACAAGTATTGAAAGTCCCTCTTAAATATCTTAGAATCCATTTAACAACTTGTCAGTGTAATTTGTCGGGTTTGGCCATATATCTACTTACTACACTTAAAACATGTGAAATATCAGGACGAGTACAAACCATTGCATACATTAGGCTTCCGACTACACTAGAATAGCGAATCGAGGACATGtacctttcttcttctttggttTGTGGTGAATCTGAAGTCGAAAGTTTGAAGTGAGCAGCTAAGGAAGTACTAACTGGTTTAGAATCTTGCATTTCAAACCACTCGAGAATCCTTTTGGTGTATCTCTGTTGTGATAGAAATAGCTTTCCCGAGTGTCGGTCTCTCGAAATTTCAATCCTTAAAATTTGTTCGGTTGCACTAAGATCCTTCATCTCAAACTTAGAGttaagcatgattttaagtCATTCAATTTCGAATGGATCCTTAACCACAaattaacatatcatcaacataaagcaGGAAATAAATGAATGATTCATCATCTAAACGTTGTAAATAAACACTATTGTCGTAATTACTTTGAAAGAAACTAAAACCTAACATgaaagaatcaaaatttttgtacCACTACTGAGGAGACTGCTTCAAGATGTATAAAGATTTATGTAGAAGGAAAACATGGTCTTCCTTACCTTCGATTCTAAAATCTTTAGGTTGTTACATGTAAATGTCCTTATCACGGTCCCCGTGAAGGAATGCAGTTTTCACATCTAGCTGCTCTAACTCGAGATTGTTTGATGCAACAAGAGCTAACAGTGCTTGAATGGACGtgtgcttcacaactggagagaaAGCATCATGAAAATCAACACCCTCAACTTGGATGTAGCCCTTTGAGACCAACAATGCCTTATATCTCGTGTCACATTGATCtgaaccatctttctttttgagCACCCACTTGCAGCCAACTACTTTCTTCTTGGTGGGTGGTTTAACAATCTGTcatgttttgttcttttaaagAGACTTCATCTCTTCTTCCATGGTAACAAGCCACTTACTGGAATCAGAAGCCCAAACTGCCTCTGAATAGTTTTAAGGGTCGGCTAAACCGATGCTCTCTGCAACACTTAGAGCATATGCCATTAGATTTCCATCACTGTACTTTTGCTGTAGTTTGATTCTCATCTTTTTCTATCCCGGCTAACTTATAATTTTGAAGGGTCTTTGGTTGGGATGGGCAAGCTTTAAAAACCTTTTTCTACATCGAAGAAATGACGATTTCAGAATTTCTATGTGACATCGTGATGTGGCAATTCTCCTCATCGGGGTGTCACCCCTATTTATTGTGTCGTTGCAACATCATGTTTCGTGACATCGCGACGTCACTGTCTATCTTTATTTTCGGATCCACTTTTCTCGAAACAGTCAGCTTTTTGGTGTTGTTTTTGTGCTTTAAGAAGTATAGTCAAATTTTATTGGAGTAGTCACCAATAAAAGTTAGAATATATCTGCTACCTCTTTTGGAGACAATTGGAGTTGGACCTCAtaaatcagaatgaatataGTTGAGTTTCTCTTTAGTCTTGTGCACTTTCGAATCGAAGCTAACTTGATTTTGCTTCCCATAAATGCAACGTTCGCAGAAATCTAACTTTCCAACTCCGGTGCCTCTGAGAATACCCCTTTTGTTTAAaacggtcatacctttttcACTCATATGATCGAGTCACATGTTCCACAAGTGGGCTGATTTAGAATATGAAAAAAACGAGTTTTCACATGTCCTCGCGACGTCAAAAGGATCCTTGTCGGGACGTGGTGATAATTTTGTCCCTTTTCTGTAATTCCTGGCAAGTCGGACACCGTTGCAATTTGCAGAATGTATAGGCTATCAACTTTCTACCCTTTCATCAAAACAAGGGCTCCACAATATACCTTTAAGCCGTTTGACTCACTGACGATCTTGTACCCATTCGAGTCCAGAATACCCAAAAAGATGAGATTCTTCTTTAACTTAGGCACGTGCCTGACAACTGACAATGTTCTGACTATCTTGTCATGTATCCTAATTTGAATGGTACCAATGTCGGTTATTTTGTAGGGTGAGTTATTTTCAATaagcacaactccaccttcaaccgaactatATGTAGAGAACTAGTCCCTATTGGGAAACATATGGTAGAAACACCTTGAACCTAAGATCCACTTATATGTGAACTTAGACCTTTCAACTATTGATACCAACAAAAAATCATCACTTCTGTCCTCGACTACATTAGCATAGACTATATCAACCTTCTGCTTCCCTCTCTCGTTGTTTTCAGTGgcccttttatttttgttctgaAATTTGTAACATTCTGACTTCATGTGGCCCATCTTTTCGCAATAGCCACATTACTTATCACGATTTCTGAATTTTATCTCGCCCTCGATCTTCTCTGACCTGAATCCTTAGATTGTTGCCTTCCTCTAGCAACCAAAACTGAGGCTTACCCATATGATTTGTTCTTCGTGCCTAAATCATTGTTAAGTTTATCTTTACTTAAAAGATTATACTTTACGTCCTCAAACGAGAGTCTCTCTCTGCCATAAACTAGGGTTTCCCTGAAAGTTTTGCATAAATTGAGCAAAGAACAAAGTAATAATAGAGCTTGATCTTCATTATCTATGTTGGCCTCAACATTCTTTAAGTCGCGAAGGAGAGTGACAAATTCACTGATGTGAGCCCTAATAGACTCACCTTCTGCCATacagaacatatataattattgtttCAATATCAAGCGATTTGCGAGGGACTTTGTCATATAAATAGCTTCTAATTTCCTCCATAAGGCCGTTGTCGTCTTCTCCATAAATACCTCCTGCAAAATATTGTTAGTGAGACACAACTGAATTGTTGACAGTGCCTTCTCATCAAGCTTCTCCCACCCTGTCTGATTCACATCCGCAGATATTTTCCCTGTAATAACCTTTTTTAGACTGTTCTAAACCAAAATTGTTGTCATCCAACTTGTCACAAGCTAAAATTTGTAATCCCATCAAACTGCTCGATATCGTACCTCATTTCCATCTCTAAACTGGTTGAATGTGAAAACCAGACCAAGCTCTAATACCCATTTTTTGGCTCAAACCTGAATCATAGAATGAATACGAATGAAAACCGAGAAAATTGGACACAAATATTTacatggaaaaacccctctaaagaggaaaaaaaatacgaacaaagaaaacttcactaaaaatgacaaaaattgaaaaggatagtacaagatggagaaataaataaaccctaaactcgaAA of Gossypium raimondii isolate GPD5lz chromosome 3, ASM2569854v1, whole genome shotgun sequence contains these proteins:
- the LOC105796174 gene encoding peroxidase 27, with product MGIRQKLLSFLFSQLILVLMVSNHSNAMGLKLGYYHKTCPNAESIISKTTYRFISRAPTLAAPLLRMHFHDCFVRGCDGSVLLNSTKTNISEKDANPNQSLRGYHVIDAVKSAVEEACPGVVSCADILALVARDSVSMIHGPYWKVPLGRRDGRVSILNEVFAQLPAPFANITQLKQMFAAKGLNTKDLAVLSGGHTIGTSHCLGFTNRLYNFSGKGDTDPSMDPNYIVKLKQKCKPKDTTTLVEMDPGSFKTFDDAYYTLVAKRRGLFQSDSALLVDPETKAYVILQASTHGSTFAKDFAESMVKMGQVGVLTGNQGEIRKHCALVN